A genomic window from Montipora capricornis isolate CH-2021 chromosome 8, ASM3666992v2, whole genome shotgun sequence includes:
- the LOC138013739 gene encoding uncharacterized protein, protein MVYALLDDQSDACFFKTSALEKLNLNGPEVHLKPSTVLVEEDFTSEKITGLVVRGVNESTDICLPRTYTRDIIPARRSQISRPETARKWPHLRRIADNLIPYKEEIDVALLLGIICARAIKPREIIPGNDDDPYAKRTALGWGVVSMVALDTCEGEESVGVNRVPSYEVPFSSKKMCHFVLKTHAKEVINPAQVNRMFELDFSEMKTEDYPLSYEDRSFMSKVSKGIHQRFDGHYEMPLPLKQESITLPDNKEIALIRLSKLKRRLKTDSKYRKDYLSFMSDLISRGYAEKVPAEERAIKNGQVWYIPHHGVYHPKKPGKIRVVFDCSVAFAGESLNRHLLQGPDQTNNLIGVLCRFRQEPIALICDIEGMFHKVHVNPEHRNFLRFLWWENGRIDTEPTEYRMTFHLYGATSSPGCANYALKKAASDYEDQCGREAGDFVKKNFYVDDGLKSVATLEAAISLVKDTKKLCKKGGFNLHKFICNHKSVIDAIPNEDRSKDLQNLDITKDTLPIERALGVQWCVESDTLQFRVQLKDQPLTRRGILSTISSVFDPLGMLAPLILVGKVILQELCHDGTGWDDSIPESLKARWERWRGDLHLFSSLKITRCFKPEGFGEPKTVELHHFSDASKDAYGQCSYLRLTTYSGQIHCSLAMAKSRVAPLKPVTIPRLELTAALVSVKISDILRQELEYDQITEVFWTDSKAVIGYVSNDARRFQTFVASRVQQIRDHTTPNQWNYVETDQNPADDASRGLYVQNLIENSGLWNSPDLLWKPLNKQSILNGAEPMYIPPEDPEIKKISAMTTQSQERFSLPDRLRYFSSWHKAKRAVAVCLRL, encoded by the coding sequence ATGGTGTACGCCTTACTCGATGACCAATCTGATGCCTGCTTTTTCAAGACATCAGCTCTCGAGAAACTTAACCTCAATGGTCCCGAAGTCCATCTGAAGCCATCTACTGTCCTTGTGGAAGAAGATTTCACGAGTGAGAAGATTACTGGCCTTGTAGTCCGTGGTGTGAACGAGAGCACTGATATTTGTCTTCCCCGGACCTACACAAGAGATATCATTCCAGCCAGACGAAGTCAGATCTCTAGGCCTGAAACCGCACGTAAGTGGCCACACTTAAGAAGAATTGCTGACAATCTTATTCCGTATAAGGAAGAAATAGATGTCGCCTTGCTCCTCGGTATTATCTGTGCACGTGCGATTAAACCGAGAGAGATAATCCCAGGAAACGACGATGACCCTTACGCAAAACGAACTGCTCTCGGTTGGGGAGTTGTCAGCATGGTTGCACTGGATACTTGTGAAGGTGAAGAAAGTGTGGGTGTTAACCGTGTTCCTTCGTACGAAGTACCATTCAGCTCAAAGAAGATGTGCCACTTTGTTCTTAAGACGCACGCCAAGGAGGTCATTAATCCAGCCCAAGTAAACCGAATGTTTGAGCTTGACTTTAGCGAAATGAAGACGGAGGACTATCCCCTCTCATATGAAGACAGAAGTTTCATGTCCAAGGTCTCAAAGGGGATCCACCAAAGATTTGATGGCCATTACGAAATGCCCTTGCCACTTAAACAAGAATCAATAACATTGCCTGACAACAAGGAAATTGCCTTGATCCGCCTCAGCAAGTTGAAGAGAAGGCTTAAGACCGACAGCAAGTACAGAAAGGACTACCTGTCTTTCATGAGTGATCTCATTTCCCGTGGCTATGCTGAGAAGGTTCCTGCAGAAGAAAGAGCAATAAAGAATGGCCAAGTGTGGTATATCCCCCACCACGGGGTATATCACCCTAAAAAACCGGGAAAGATTAGAGTGGTCTTTGACTGCAGTGTGGCGTTCGCTGGTGAATCTCTTAACCGACACCTCCTTCAAGGTCCTGACCAAACCAATAACTTGATTGGCGTACTCTGCCGATTTCGCCAGGAACCAATAGCACTCATTTGCGACATAGAGGGCATGTTTCATAAGGTCCATGTAAATCCGGAACACCGCAACTTTCTTCGCTTCCTCTGGTGGGAGAATGGCAGAATCGACACTGAACCGACAGAATACAGGATGACGTTTCACCTATATGGTGCCACCTCCTCTCCAGGGTGCGCCAATTATGCTTTAAAGAAGGCTGCAAGCGACTATGAAGATCAGTGTGGAAGGGAGGCCGGTGACTTTGTGAAGAAAAATTTCTACGTCGATGATGGATTAAAGTCAGTAGCAACTCTTGAAGCAGCCATAAGTTTGGTGAAAGATACAAAGAAGTTGTGTAAGAAGGGTGGCTTCAATCTTCATAAGTTCATATGCAATCACAAGTCTGTAATAGACGCCATCCCAAATGAAGATCGTTCGAAGGATCTCCAAAACCTGGATATTACGAAGGATACTCTACCAATCGAACGGGCTCTTGGTGTCCAGTGGTGTGTCGAGTCAGACACTCTCCAGTTTAGAGTTCAACTTAAGGACCAACCCCTGACCAGAAGAGGAATCCTATCGACTATTAGTTCTGTGTTCGACCCTCTCGGTATGCTTGCCCCCCTAATCTTGGTTGGAAAGGTCATCCTACAAGAGCTATGTCATGATGGGACGGGCTGGGATGACAGTATCCCGGAGTCACTTAAGGCAAGATGGGAGCGATGGAGAGGCGACCTACACCTATTTTCAAGCCTCAAGATCACGAGATGTTTCAAACCGGAAGGATTCGGAGAACCAAAAACTGTTGAGTTGCATCACTTCTCAGATGCCAGTAAAGATGCCTACGGTCAGTGCTCCTACCTTAGGTTGACCACCTACTCTGGCCAAATACATTGTTCTCTTGCGATGGCTAAGTCACGCGTGGCCCCGCTAAAGCCTGTTACAATTCCGAGGCTCGAGCTAACAGCTGCCTTAGTATCGGTCAAGATCAGTGACATCCTGCGCCAAGAACTTGAATATGATCAAATTACAGAGGTTTTCTGGACCGACAGCAAAGCCGTTATTGGGTACGTTTCTAACGATGCACGGCGCTTCCAAACATTCGTCGCCAGCCGAGTCCAACAGATACGTGACCACACAACACCCAATCAATGGAATTACGTGGAAACAGACCAGAATCCGGCAGATGATGCCTCCCGTGGTCTATATGTACAGAACCTAATCGAAAACTCAGGTTTGTGGAATAGCCCAGATTTACTTTGGAAACCGCTGAATAAGCAGAGTATTCTCAACGGCGCCGAGCCCATGTACATTCCTCCGGAAGATCCTGAAATAAAGAAGATCTCCGCCATGACTACACAATCCCAAGAACGTTTTTCACTTCCTGACCGGCTGAGGTATTTCTCCAGTTGGCATAAAGCAAAAAGAGCAGTTGCAGTTTGCCTTCGCCTTTAG
- the LOC138013741 gene encoding uncharacterized protein: MDPFLDSVSVLRVGGRLKHSDLSTPVKHPILLPKKGQMTNLVISHYHDSVEHQGRGMTHNCIRSSGFWIIGGSSVIFDFISKCVSCRRLRGALQEQKMANLPEDRVQPAPPFLYCAVDYFGPLYVKEGRRQVKRYGVLFTCLSSRAVHLEVANSLTADSFINAYRRFVGRRGPVCQIRSDQGTNFVGAKNKLQQALSERDNEKVRQELLKRNCDWVLYKMNVPHASHVKGVWERQIRTVRSILAALLSHHESQLQ, from the coding sequence ATGGATCCCTTTCTTGATAGTGTTAGTGTGTTACGAGTTGGTGGTCGTCTCAAGCATTCTGATCTCTCAACACCAGTTAAGCATCCCATTCTCCTCCCGAAGAAGGGACAAATGACGAACCTGGTTATCTCCCACTACCATGATTCTGTGGAGCATCAAGGTCGTGGAATGACACACAACTGTATCAGATCCTCCGGATTCTGGATCATTGGTGGGAGCTCTGTCATATTTGACTTCATTTCAAAATGCGTAAGCTGTCGAAGGTTGAGAGGAGCGCTGCAAGAACAGAAGATGGCGAATCTTCCAGAAGACCGGGTACAACCTGCTCCCCCCTTTTTATATTGCGCCGTTGATTACTTCGGCCCCTTGTACGTCAAGGAGGGCCGACGACAAGTCAAGAGGTATGGAGTCCTCTTCACGTGCCTTTCATCCAGAGCAGTCCACCTAGAAGTTGCAAACTCCTTAACTGCCGACTCCTTCATTAATGCCTACCGCCGCTTTGTCGGCCGACGCGGCCCAGTTTGTCAGATCCGTTCAGACCAAGGAACAAACTTCGTTGGCGCAAAGAACAAGCTTCAGCAGGCACTCTCAGAGCGAGATAACGAGAAAGTCAGGCAGGAGCTTCTAAAGAGAAACTGCGACTGGGTTTTGTACAAGATGAACGTACCCCACGCAAGCCACGTGAAAGGCGTATGGGAACGCCAAATCCGAACTGTGCGCAGCATCCTTGCAGCCCTACTGAGCCACCATGAATCGCAGCTACAATAG
- the LOC138014296 gene encoding uncharacterized protein F23F12.8-like has product MSVTKDEVSDLIQANNHQLMASFKEMLMDTAGQIKHANESSTEQQMKEIKKLKFQEPHKFKRKANEDQYKFNLKLAETFDSAKSAAEKSNLQKVKSDLEEGEKLLVERQKRILLADKSEYGWSTVEEYKQHDLAADSEDKKRIYSAERRARAIMSSRKRKKSSAMAATKRSSPLRGSVSSPSSQFQTHSHQPATATSGFLPRRPNIGTCFACGKTGHWRSCWPR; this is encoded by the coding sequence atgtcggttaccaaagaCGAAGTGTCCGACCTAATTCAAGCCAACAACCATCAGTTAATGGCCTCCTTTAAGGAGATGCTCATGGACACCGCAGGTCAAATTAAGCATGCCAACGAAAGTTCGACAGAACAGCAAATGAAAGAGATcaagaaattgaaatttcaagaaccgcacaagtttaaaagaaaagccaACGAAGACCAGTATAAGTTCAATCTCAAACTTGCGGAGACCTTCGACAGCGCCAAATCCGCCGCCGAGAAGTCCAACCTTCAGAAAGTGAAGTCCGACCTCGAAGAAGGTGAGAAATTGCTCGTGGAACGGCAAAAACGTATTCTTCTTGCTGACAAGTCTGAATACGGTTGGAGTACGGTCGAAGAATACAAACAACACGATCTAGCAGCCGATTCGGAGGACAAAAAACGCATCTACAGTGCTGAGAGACGCGCCCGTGCGATTATGTCATCTCGAAAGAGGAAGAAGTCTTCAGCAATGGCTGCGACCAAAAGATCTTCACCACTCCGCGGGTCGGTTTCGTCTCCAAGTTCCCAATTCCAAACTCACTCCCACCAGCCAGCCACTGCCACTTCTGGTTTCCTGCCGCGTCGCCCTAACATTGGCACATGCTTCGCTTGTGGAAAGACCGGCCATTGGCGTTCTTGCTGGCCGCGATGA
- the LOC138013742 gene encoding integrase/recombinase xerD homolog — protein MAGIPSPTDNPIVEAVRSASKRILGTAILNSKEPISSSVTHDIISSSNLENSVELRNITLYVLSFAGFFRFDDVSRIRRNDIFFNEVFMVIKVPKSKNDQLRRGDKVIISVLPSPACPVKLLKKYLPKFKIPPDSRDLIFRPISKGKDSCKLIAPDKPISYSTMRQAFRRDLKTIGADPSKFELHSLRSGGATMAANSGVSDRVFQRHGRWKSTKAKDIYVDDDLDQRLSVSKFLGL, from the coding sequence ATGGCTGGTATCCCCTCCCCCACGGATAACCCCATCGTCGAGGCCGTCAGGTCTGCTTCAAAAAGAATTCTTGGTACTGCTATTCTTAACAGCAAGGAGCCTATTTCATCTAGTGTGACTCATGATATTATTAGCAGTTCTAACCTTGAAAACTCTGTTGAATTGCGCAATATTACCTTGTATGTTTTGTCATTTGCCGGCTTCTTTAGGTTCGATGATGTCTCCAGGATAAGGAGGAATGACATTTTCTTTAACGAGGTGTTCATGGTTATTAAAGTCCCCAAAAGTAAGAACGACCAGCTTCGTCGGGGAGACAAAGTAATTATTTCTGTGCTCCCTAGTCCCGCGTGTCCTGTCAAGCTCCTCAAAAAGTATCTTCCCAAATTTAAAATTCCTCCAGATTCCAGGGATCTGATTTTTCGACCCATTTCTAAGGGTAAGGATTCTTGTAAGTTGATAGCCCCCGATAAGCCTATTAGTTACAGCACTATGAGACAAGCTTTCAGGCGGGATTTGAAGACCATCGGGGCTGACCCTTCCAAGTTCGAGCTGCACTCTCTGCGTTCAGGTGGTGCGACTATGGCAGCTAACAGTGGCGTCAGCGACAGAGTGTTTCAGCGACACGGTCGCTGGAAGTCGACGAAAGCCAAAGACATATATGTCGATGACGATCTGGATCAAAGACTCTCTGTTTCCAAGTTCCTTGGACTCTAA